CCACCATATCAGCAGTCTGTTGATCTATGCAACTTTTGATTGTATTATAAAATCAAAAGTTTGATAGACAGTGGGTGAGAGAGTTGGCTCGTGTATCAAATCATCTCGGCATAATCGTTAATGGTACATATGACACTACCTCCGCTTCATCCGCCTCGAATAACACTTATGCGGAAATGAGAGAAGACCACAATAGGATGGTAGAAAACTACCTGGTCTCAAAGAAGCTCCGAAATCATGCATCCGGAACCATCATAAGATCAAGACAAATGTTATCTAAATTTTTCGACGTAACTGGAAGATTTTGCTGGGAAGTTCAGGCAGATGATGTTAACGAATACCAGGAAGTCTTGATTGACACAGGTGTCTCGGTTCGGACCAGAAGAGGTTATATCAATACTATTTCTAATTTTTATGCGTTTCTTCTTTCACACCCCGAAATTCCAATGACGCCATTGGAACGGGCTTCCGGTAAGATTCAGCAACGCATTGACTGGAAGTATGGTGTGAAGTTGTCTCAACCAGTGGATAAATGGTTCATGCCGATTCATTCCTCAGACGATACAACTGTCCGCTCCGCACTTCCTAGCCGAGATCATTTACGAACTCTGTTTCGTTTCATTCGCCAGACAGCCGAAAGATCCGTAAAACCTGTTATTATGCACAGAGATTACGCGATGTTTAGTTTGATGTACCATACGGGAATACGCCAAGACGAATGCCGAATGCTAGATATATCGGACGTCAATTTTGAACAGGGTGTTATCCATGTTCGTTTCGGTAAGGGTTCCCGCGGTTCAGGGAAGAGAGAACGGTGGGTTCCAATCGTGTTGCATGGAGTGGCTGAGATCCTAAAGATCTATTTGACACGAGTGCGGCCTCACTTCCTTAACTCGGATAGATCAGAGGCACTCTTCCTGTCTGAGCGTGGTAGTCGAATAAGTTCTGCAACTATCAAACGTCGGTTACAGGATTTAATCGATGAGGCCAACGGTCACGGTGTAGTAGTCCCACGCTTTACTTGCCATGACCTTCGCCGCGCCTTTGCTACTCATCACTTTGAAGATGATCCAACAAAGCTGGAGATTATACGGCGAATGTTAGGACATGAACACCTTGCGACGACACAAAGATATATACGACCGAGCCAGAAGTTCTTGCAAGACAGCCTGGAGCGGTGGGCGAATGCAAGGCTAAGCTCCTTAGGGGTGGATTCCCCCGATGATTAAATGGAAGTTAAGAGAAGTAATGGCATCTAAAGGTGTTTGGACTGGGCAGGAATTACTTGACAGACTTGAACAACGGGCCGGGATCATCATATCTCATACTGCAGTTATGCAGCTCATTAAGCAGGAACCCAAGGCCATCAGATTTCAAACGCTGGAAGCGATATGCGTAGCTCTGGATTGCACACCGATGGATTTAATTGAGTATCACCCATCCGCAACAAAATCGAAAGGGATACAAGCGGTGGGGGAAGGTCCGATTCGTCCATATGCACGATCAAAAAAAGACACCAATAAAGTAGACAGCCTGTTTCCTGATGAGGATTTCTAAGATCTTAACTGACGGGATGTGATGTTTATGAAGCTGTGTATCGTATGTGGGGAGAGGCCGGCTAGGGACAAACGGCGGCTTTGTCGTACCTGTGAAACAGACAAATACATGGAACAAAGATATGTCGAGTTTAAGGAGAAGTTTTCTCTCGATAATTCTCCATCGTCCATCCTCATGCGGGATTTCATGGACTATCTCGATTCGGCATACGGTGATCAGAAGCGTGAGATTGCAACACGTACGAAGTACGTCTACCAATTCCTTGAGAGTGGCGATATCTCGGCCAAATTGCAATGGAGTATTGATGATGTAGCAGAATTAGAAGCTTTCCGGCAACACCTGTCCGTTCAGAAGAAGACTGCTATGTACCATTTTGTTAAATTTATTGAACAACGGTCTAACCTTAGAGATGAAATTGAGGAACTGAAAATCAAGAACAAGGTATTAGAGATACCCGAATGTTTCCAAGGAACTGTTCAGAGGTATCTTGAGGTTCTAAAATCGCGACGGAAAATGAAACACTGGACCAGATACCAGTTGGCATTTGCATTTAAATACTTCTTTGACTTCGTACATAATACTCTGAATATCAAAGACATTCGACAAATTGACCAAGACTGTATCGTTCACTATTTACAATATTTGAAATCAGGTGGGGGTGCCCAGAAGTACGTCTATACACGATTCAGGGAACTGAACTCACTGTTTACATGGGCATATAAACAACGCCTCATTTTCGCAAATCCATGTAAAGACATTGAAGTCCAACATTATTATCAGCTCACAGCCCCTCTTACAATTGCAGAACAAGAAGAGTTAGTTAAACGATGGATGTCTGATGAATGTGATCCGAGAGAAGCAATTATTGGAATCTTGGCCCTTATCTATGGATGCTCAGCCGAAGAAATTAGATTTCTCAAATTGGAAGCGTTCATCAATGAGATAACAATCCACATTGAGGGACGTCCAACTAACATCGTCCTCAACCCTGTTGTATGTCCTGTTCTGGAAAGGTATCTCTTGTGGCGTGAGCAACTGTGTAAAGGCGCTGACGTTGAGTACCTTATCGTCTCAAGAGAATCTTATAAAACCAAAAAGCCCCTCGAAGCAAGGGTTATATTTAAAATCCTCTCAAATTGTGGACAGTCTTTACGCCGCTTACGAGCCACCATGTTGTTAGATGCCGCGTCAACTGGCAATATCAAGCTTCTGGAAGCAGTAGGTCTGTCGTTCGAGGGTACCCGGCCCTATATGCGCGCTGCCACACCAGTACTGTGGATGGGGAAGCCATCTCGTTGATTTCCTCTGGACACCGAAAACCCGTTTCCTTGAGTAAATGATTTCTGGAATGGGCTGCCTTATTGTACTAAAGGGCAATACCATGGCTATTAAATTTAGGAAAGTAATTTAATTCCTGTGTGAAATGGAGTGAAGGGGCTTGGGATGGTTTAAATCACTTTTCGTGAAAAAAACGTTGATTTTCTCAACCTTTAATGAAGCTGATTACATGGCTGTTATGAACAAATTGGATGCGGAGGGCGTTCCTTACGTTCTTAAAAGTAAACGAAGTAATGAGTTTCTTGGTTCCCAATGGAGTAACCTGAATAATCATACAGAATACAACTTTTATGTGAAACCTGAAGATGAGGGTAGGGCATATAAAGCACTTAATCAGAAATGAATTAGGTATCTCGGGGTATGAACCGTTCTGTCGCTTAAGGGGGCTAATACAGAACAAGGCTTGCGGGACTAACGGGCAAAATAACGACATATTAAGACGCGTGGAGGAAAGCATTTGAAACGCAGGATGTTGAGTTTTGTAATATACTTTTTGGTTCTTTTTATTGGTGGGCTAATTATTAACGCTATTTTCAAACACCATTTAGACGTTTTAACCGCATTTTCAGTCGCTTTAGGGGTTGCTTTAGGATTGTACTCCTTTCCTAAATTAATGAAAAAGTGAACTGGATTCTTATTCAGCTAAAGGGCAGTTATGCTGAACAGTGCGCCCAGCTAAGTTGAGCACAACTTGTTGATGGAAGTCCAACCGAGGTAGGGACTAAGCCGACTCGTAGCTAGCAGGCATCCGGTGGTGAAAAC
This is a stretch of genomic DNA from Alicyclobacillus dauci. It encodes these proteins:
- a CDS encoding tyrosine-type recombinase/integrase, which produces MLSKFFDVTGRFCWEVQADDVNEYQEVLIDTGVSVRTRRGYINTISNFYAFLLSHPEIPMTPLERASGKIQQRIDWKYGVKLSQPVDKWFMPIHSSDDTTVRSALPSRDHLRTLFRFIRQTAERSVKPVIMHRDYAMFSLMYHTGIRQDECRMLDISDVNFEQGVIHVRFGKGSRGSGKRERWVPIVLHGVAEILKIYLTRVRPHFLNSDRSEALFLSERGSRISSATIKRRLQDLIDEANGHGVVVPRFTCHDLRRAFATHHFEDDPTKLEIIRRMLGHEHLATTQRYIRPSQKFLQDSLERWANARLSSLGVDSPDD
- a CDS encoding helix-turn-helix domain-containing protein; the protein is MIKWKLREVMASKGVWTGQELLDRLEQRAGIIISHTAVMQLIKQEPKAIRFQTLEAICVALDCTPMDLIEYHPSATKSKGIQAVGEGPIRPYARSKKDTNKVDSLFPDEDF
- a CDS encoding tyrosine-type recombinase/integrase encodes the protein MEQRYVEFKEKFSLDNSPSSILMRDFMDYLDSAYGDQKREIATRTKYVYQFLESGDISAKLQWSIDDVAELEAFRQHLSVQKKTAMYHFVKFIEQRSNLRDEIEELKIKNKVLEIPECFQGTVQRYLEVLKSRRKMKHWTRYQLAFAFKYFFDFVHNTLNIKDIRQIDQDCIVHYLQYLKSGGGAQKYVYTRFRELNSLFTWAYKQRLIFANPCKDIEVQHYYQLTAPLTIAEQEELVKRWMSDECDPREAIIGILALIYGCSAEEIRFLKLEAFINEITIHIEGRPTNIVLNPVVCPVLERYLLWREQLCKGADVEYLIVSRESYKTKKPLEARVIFKILSNCGQSLRRLRATMLLDAASTGNIKLLEAVGLSFEGTRPYMRAATPVLWMGKPSR